The Prevotella sp. E9-3 genome has a window encoding:
- a CDS encoding ABC transporter permease: MMIKYLIQKEFLQIRRNVFLPKLIIMFPIVIMCVMPWVMQMEVKNIVVDVVDIDHTVESQRLVQQIAASNYFIFGGQKATYAEAMKDIEKGRADVILEIRGGKYLIAANAVNGTKGSMGSAYLSQIIRPTPQPLPVMEGSGYSQGQQVSAPSLTGRAGGGSLLLYNKGQNYKLYMIPALFAIVMMLMTGFLPTLNIVGEKEAGTIEQINVTPVSKWSFILAKLIPYWLIALFVITVCLLLAWFVYGITPAGPVWLIYVLAMLLALFFSSFGLIVSNYSDTMQQAMFVMWFFVVSIMLLSGLFTPTRSMPQWAYLTTYINPMHYFIDAIRTVFIRGGGLHETAHQVLALAGIGTLMGCWAVQSYKKNS; this comes from the coding sequence ATTATGATTAAGTATCTCATACAAAAGGAGTTCCTGCAGATACGCCGCAATGTGTTTCTGCCCAAACTCATCATCATGTTCCCCATCGTCATCATGTGCGTCATGCCGTGGGTGATGCAGATGGAAGTGAAGAACATTGTGGTGGATGTGGTTGACATAGACCACACCGTGGAGTCGCAGCGATTGGTACAGCAGATTGCTGCCTCTAATTATTTCATCTTCGGTGGACAGAAGGCCACCTACGCTGAAGCGATGAAGGACATTGAGAAGGGTAGGGCCGATGTCATCCTCGAGATTCGCGGTGGCAAGTATCTCATTGCAGCCAATGCCGTCAACGGCACCAAAGGCTCAATGGGCAGCGCCTATCTGAGTCAGATAATAAGACCCACCCCCCAGCCCCTCCCTGTAATGGAGGGGAGTGGTTACTCTCAAGGGCAGCAGGTATCTGCTCCCTCCCTCACAGGGAGGGCTGGGGGTGGGTCTCTTCTCCTCTACAACAAGGGTCAGAACTACAAACTCTACATGATTCCCGCCCTCTTTGCCATTGTGATGATGCTGATGACGGGCTTTCTGCCCACACTCAACATCGTTGGCGAGAAAGAGGCAGGCACCATCGAACAGATCAACGTTACGCCCGTTTCCAAGTGGTCGTTCATCCTCGCCAAACTTATCCCATACTGGCTCATTGCGCTGTTTGTCATCACCGTGTGCTTGTTGTTGGCGTGGTTCGTTTATGGCATCACACCTGCTGGTCCCGTGTGGCTCATCTACGTGCTTGCTATGCTGCTGGCGCTATTCTTCTCTTCTTTCGGACTCATCGTGTCCAACTACTCCGACACCATGCAGCAGGCCATGTTCGTCATGTGGTTCTTTGTGGTGAGCATCATGCTGCTTTCGGGACTTTTCACCCCCACACGCTCTATGCCTCAGTGGGCCTATCTTACCACCTATATCAACCCCATGCACTACTTCATCGATGCCATCCGCACCGTCTTTATCCGTGGTGGTGGGCTGCACGAAACTGCCCATCAGGTCTTAGCCCTTGCTGGCATCGGTACGCTGATGGGTTGTTGGGCAGTACAGAGCTATAAAAAGAATAGTTAA